The segment GCTAAGCTCGCCTTTGTATTGGGCGAGACGTTTTAAGAGGATTTTCAAACTGTTCAGCTCCAGCACTTTATTAGGAGGACAAACCATCCTGAAGTATACGCTTTCCTTTTTATTATAAGGCCAATTACTGAAAAAAAGTACTTAAGCTTATGGCAGGAAATAAGCCAGAACCTAGTAGGGTCCCGGCTTATGTAGATAATACAGATTATCTCGCAGCTGCTGGCTGCACTTCATCTGGGATAGGACAGACATAGCCACTGTCGCCAACAGCCTGCTTAAGCTCATCTGCTGCTTTAAGAAGAAGCTCTGGCTCCTCCAGTACTTTTGCAGCAGTAAGGAATAGAATTTTTGCAACTTGTAAAGTTCCTTTATGTGCAATGCTAGATTTTCCTTGTGCCACTAGCTGCCAAGTATGAAATGGGGTACCAAGAGCACATGTTGTGACATTACATTGTGCTGTTGGTGTTACCCAGCTGACATCTGCTACATCTGTTGAGCCTGACATGAGAGAGACTGTCTCATCATATGCAAGAACATCCTCAAACAGAGGGGTATTTCTATCTGCAATGCCGATTAAAGGAATATATGCTTCGTTTAGCTCTTCTGTGCTAAAAGTTGTTTGGATCTCCTTGGCGAATTGCTTTTCTACTCCTGTAAACTTTGTTGGGCCTACCTCGAGCATCGCCTCTTGCATGGCTAAATTGAGCGTATTGCTCGGAATATAGTTAGAGCAAGCTTTATCTATAACAATCTCCAGCTCTGTCCCTGTCATTAAGGCAGCACCTCTTGCTACATCCTTTACTCTTTCGAATAATTCCATTACGGTATCTGTTTGTGGAGCACGTATTAAATAAAGCACTTCTGCAAAGCCTTGTACGACATTTGGAGAAAGTCCGCCTGAATTGGTGATGGCATAATGGATTCGCGCCTGATCAATAATATGCTCTCTTAAATAATTGGAGCCGATATTCATCAGTTCAACTGCGTCAAGGGCGCTTCTACCTAAGTGAGGGGAACCGGCAGCATGTGAGCTCTTTCCTTTAAAACGGAAATATACTTGGATATTAGCAAGCGAGCTCGTGTTCATTACAGAGGTAATACCGCTTGGATGCCAAGTTAATGCACAATCTACATCGTCAAACGCTCCTGCTCGAACCATAAATGTTTTTCCTGATCCACCTTCTTCTCCTGGGCAGCCATAAAATCGGATGGTGCATGGGATATTATTTTCTACAACAAAATTTTTAAGTCCCACGGCAGCAGCGAGGGCTCCTGTACCAAGGAGATTATGCCCGCATCCATGTCCATTTCCGTTTTGAGCGAGAGGGTTCTGGATGGCTGTTCCTGCTTCCTGGCTTAAACTGGATAAGGCATCAAATTCGCCGAGGAAAGCGATAATGGGTTTCCCAGAACCGTATTCTGCAATAAACGCAGTCTCCATTCCACCGATATTTTCATTAATCGTAAAGCCTTCTTCCTGTATAGCTGTTCTTAAGTAAGCGGCAGATGCGTATTCCTCAAATCTTGTCTCTGGATGATCCCAAATATAATCACTTATTGTGCTCCATTTTGCTTTTGTTTCCTCTAAATAATCGGTAATCCAATACAAGTTACTCATGCAAACTTCCTCCTTTTAATAAAAAATTAAAAAAATTTTGACATTTACTTGCAGTTATAGCTTACATCCATTAAAATAACGTTAGATTTCCTAACATATGTAAGAGAGATTAATGGCGTGTTTTATCTATATACATATATATGGATAAAAAAATCCATTACAAGCATAACCTGTATTTTTCAAGCTGCCTGCAATGGATGAATTATTTATGTGAAATTAGCTGTTTTGAATAATACGAAGAATATCATGGGCGTTGTCTCCTGCAACTGCTGCGAAGTTCTCCCATATCTCATCACGAAGAAGGTCGATCTCGACAATTTTTTTTGCTAATTCGATTGCTTCTTTGTTGATCATTGCATATAGCTCCTTTCGGTGTAAAATTATCCATTCTCCTCAGATTAAACAAAAGAAAAAATATTTATCGATTATATATAAGTATTTTAAAAGATTTTTTCTAAAAAAACATCTATATTGTCAGGTATTCTTACCCATTTTTTGAATTTTGCGTTAGATTATATGACAAGAATCAATTTTGTTTTGTGTAATCGTATTATAATTACATTAATGGTAGAAATCATTACTTCATGAGGTGAGATGATAATATGGATCATGAGCCATCCTACAAAAAAAGGAAAGTAATCACGATTGGTGTTGTTAGTGAACTGACTGGTTTGACAGAAAGGCAAATTCGTTATTATGAACAAAGAAAGCTTATTTTTCCTGAAAGGCCTGAAAGAGGGAATCGTAAATATTCCTTTTCAGATGTGGAACGGTTAATTGAGATTGCCAACAAGCGGGAAGAAGGAGTAAGGACCCACGAAATTCGCCAGGAAATAATTAAGAAAACCCGCGAAGAGGAAGAGCGCAAAATAAAAAAACAAATGTTACGCGGTCAAATCAACGCCAGGTTTGGTATCCAAAAAGATTGAGTAAGCCTAGCAACTTCCTATAATAAGCCTCGGGTAAGCAAAAGTCCTTTTTAATTAAAGGGCTTTTTATATGTTCACATACAGGAAATCTTAAGCGATAACTAGATTCTTCTATTGATTATAGGTGTTCTTCTCATATAAACTTGTAGATGGTAAAAGATAACTTCAAAGAATGTTCAATTAATGGAGAGTTGGCATGGACTATATATCCAAGGAAAAAACGTATGAAATTATAGAGGTTTGTTTGCTTGCTGGGCGGATTATGTTAAAAAACGGTGCGGAAACATACAGAGTGGAAGACACGATGACGCGCATTGCAAAAGCGTATGGAGTGGAGGATTCGGACAGCTTTGTTACACCTACTGGTATCATCTTTTCTTTAGCGGGTCAGGAACCGACAAAAACAAAGCTGATTCGGATTATTGAACGGACAACGAACCTTGAAAAGGTAATGAAGGTTAACGATATTTCTAGAAAAATCAGTGTCGGGAATATCCCTTTACAAGAGGCATATCATCTTTTAAAAGATGTAGATAAGGAGAGCAAAACGTATTCAGATTTGGCGCAAGTTATTGCTGCTGCCATTGCAAGCGGGTGCTTTCTCATCATGTTTCAAGGAATATGGCAGGATTTTTTTGCGGCTGTTATTGCAGGTGGTGCAGGCTTTTTATGCTCTGTGTATTTTCACCGCGTTGTCCAAATTAAATTCTTTGCGGAATTTTTAGCAGCAGTGCTCATCGGTCTTATTGCCTTTGGCTCCGTTCATATCGGTTTTGGCGCACAAACAGATAAAATTATTATTGGCTCGGTCATGCCGCTAGTGCCAGGGTTGCTAATTACAAATGCTGTCAGGGATTTAATGGCAGGCCACTTAGTTTCCGGCATCTCAAAAGGGGCAGAGGCATTTTTAACAGCTTTTGCAATTGGGTCAGGAATTGCGGTAGTATTCGTAGTATTTTAAGGAGAATAGATATGTGGGAATTAATAGAACAAGCAATTACAAGCTTCATTGCATCCTTTGCCTTCGCAATGATTTTCCACACACCGCCAAAACTGCTAGTGAAATGCGGATTTATCGGAATGCTCGGCTGGGTAGCCTATTGGGGCTCTGTCTCTTTGCACATCGATGAGGTTCCAGCAACAATCATTGGTGCTTTTTTAGTGGCAGTACTCAGTCAAGTGTTCGCAAGGCGGTATAAGACACCTGTCATCATTTTTTCGGTGGCAGGAATTATTCCACTCGTACCAGGCGGGATGGCGTATGATGCAATGAGAAAATTTGTGGAAAACGACTATTACTACGCTGTCAGCCTTGCTGCCAAGGCCTTTTTAATATCGGGATCCATTGCAATAGGATTAATGTTCTCTGAAGTAATCAATCAGTTAATGTATAAACGAAAAACTAGAAAAAGCAATGGAAGCATCTAAGGAGTGCTTCCATTGCTTTTTTAGTTATGTAACAGGTTGTTCCTATAAAGTAACAAGTTCCATTCGGTGTGACTAAGTACTAAATACGGAAGATGTATTTACTATGTATTGCAAGCGTTGTAACGTATAGATGTAAAGCAAAAGGGAGCGTTGCTATTTCCCTTCATCCCTGTCAATTAAGGAGGATTGCATATAGTCAAAGGTTTCTTTTCCTAACCGTTCAATCAGAAACATGACTGGTATTTGAGTCGTTAAATTGACATTTCCTAAATATTCCGTCGTTATATAATAGGCGAGGTTATAATCAGACATTTTGGCCAGCGAGCTGTCAGAGTGATTCGTCAAGCTTACGATGATGCTTCCATCCTGCTTAAGGCGGTCAAGCTTTTCCATTGTTGACTTAGATTCGCCTGACACAGACAGCACGATCGTGACACTGTCAGTTATATAGTGGCTATAAATTGGGAAATATGGGTCTTTAATATGAAGAGAAAATTTCTTAAGCCCAGAGAAGAACCTTGCGCCATATTCTGCAATTACACCTGAAGTGCCTGCACCGATAAAAATGACGATTTTCGCTTTTGCCACTACTTCGGCAATTTCTCGGATTTTAGTTTCATAGTTTGCTGATAATGTTCTTTCTACAAAGTCGGAGACCGTCGTATATGTATTGTTTAAACGGTAGGTTTCTTCTTCTGCAAGATAATTTTTCAGATGAACCTTGAATTCTGTGAAGCCATCGAAGCCTAGTTTTTTGCAGAAACGAAGTATGGTTGTTGTGGAGACATGAGTTTCATTTGCGAGTTCCCGTATTCTCATATAGGTTACTTCACGGGAATTTTTCATGATGTAATTGTAAAGCTCGTATTCTAGATCAGAAAAGGTTTGAATCTGCTCATTTGTAAACATATTAACACATCCATTAAAAAGATTTACTCCAACTTAGATAATCTTATTATAACAAATTTAGAAATTGAAAAGGGTTGCACACCCAAAAATAAGAAAAAGGGGCGTTCGTAGATGAGCAATGGAATTAAGATTGTAACGATTGGCGGAGGATCTAGCTACACACCAGAACTTGTGGAAGGATTTATTAAAAGATATGACTCTCTGCCAATACGTGAGCTTTGGCTTGTAGATATTCCAGAAGGACAAGAGAAGTTGGAGATTGTCGGTAACTTAGCAAAGCGTATGGTGAAAAAAGCAGGCTTGCCAATTGAAGTTCATTTAACACTTGACCGCAGAGAGGCGTTAAAGGATGCAGACTTCGTAACAACTCAATTCCGAGTTGGTTTGTTGGCTGCAAGAGCGAAGGATGAAAGAATTCCTTTAAAATATAATGTAATCGGACAAGAGACAAATGGGCCTGGCGGTCTTTTCAAAGGCTTGCGCACAATCCCTGTTATTCTTGATATTGTTAAAGATATGGAAGAGCTTTGTCCAAATGCTTGGCTCATCAACTTTACAAACCCTGCAGGAATGGTGACAGAAGCAGTGCTTCGCCACAGCAACTGGAGAAAAATTGTTGGCTTGTGCAATGTTCCGATTTCAATCCAAATGAGTGTAGCTAAGCTGTTGGAAGTTGAACCTGAACGTGTACATGTTGATTTTGCAGGACTGAACCACATGGTATATGGACTTCATGTATATCTTGACGGTAAAGATGTTACAAAAGAAGTGCTTGATGAAATGACATCCGGCAAGCATGCAAGTGCGACTATGCGTAATATTGCTGCAATTGACTGGGATCCAGACTTTATTAAGGCACTTGGGGCTATTCCATGCGGATACCACCGTTACTACTACAAGCAGGCACAAATGCTTGAGCACGAGCACGAGGAAGCAGCAGAACAAGGTACACGTGCAGAGGTTGTGCAAAAGCTGGAAAAAGAGCTGTTTGAACTTTACAAGGATGAAAACCTTGCTATTAAACCGCCACAGCTTGAAAAGCGCGGTGGAGCATACTACAGTGATGCAGCCTGCAGTCTAATTGACTCTATGTACAATGACAAGCGTGACATCCAGCCTGTTAACACAATCAATAACGGAGCAATTGCCAGCATTCCAGATGAATCAGCAGTTGAAATCAGCAGTGTCATCACAAAGGACGGCCCTAAACCGATTTCTATCGGCGATCTTCCTGTACCTGTCAGAGGATTGGTACAACAAATCAAGTCCTTTGAAAGAGTAGCAGCAGAAGCAGCTGTAACAGGCGATTATGATAAAGCATTGCTTGCTTTAACAATCAACCCGCTATTGCCTTCTGATAAAGTTGCGAAAGAAATTCTGAATGAAATGCTTGAAGCACATAAAGAGCATTTACCGCAGTTCTTTAAAGAAGATAAAGTACTATCTTAATAAATTGATAGCCAAAAAAGAGGAGTGTCCCAGAAGACACTCCTTTTTTTTATCGAGAAAAACAAAAAGGAACTATTTTACTATAAGCTTGTGCTAGGAAAAGAGAAGGTATGTCCTATTGACTATGTAGCGTATAGGAAAATAAATGCATTTATGGGTGTTTTTTGTCTTTATCCTTTATTTGGATATTGAATTATGGTAATTATTATATAGATGTTTGTTTTTTATTAGCTACATAGTAATAAAGAATGATAGCTAAAATTATTTTTAAAGGAGAGAGGAAAAATGGCAGGAATCATTCGAGTAACTCCTGAAGAGCTTATTAGCATGTCAAATCGTTACGCAAGCGAGGGAAGTCAAGTTGGTGAACAAGTCACTCGTTTGGATCAAATGATCCAAGAATTAGAAAGCATGTGGGAAGGTCAATCAAGCCAGGCGTTCAGTGAGCAATATCAATCACTTCGCCCTTCATTCCTTAAAATGCAGCAATTGCTAGAGGATATATCCTCACAATTGAATAGCACAGCAAAAGCACTAGAAGATGCTGATGCACAAATTGCCAATCAAATTCGCGGCTAAGTGACTGAACTTAATATCGTTAGAGCTTAGAGCTTCTTCATGAGGTATGCATGATGGGTAACGAAATAATGGCGGATGTAGCTTTGTAAAAAGCCGTGTGTATATTAATAAACAAACTAAACCCTTGGAGGAGCGCTTGTATTCAAAGCGCTCCTTTATATTTCGAGGTGGAAAAATATGTATATAGAAGTAACGGTCGATTTACATAAGTATGATAAGGAAACAATCGACTTGCGCTTATCAGACTTCTACACAATAAAAAAATTGGTTGACGTATCATGGCAGGTTTCACATATAGACAGCGTCCCGAGATCAGGGTATTGGGTGCGTGTAAAGAATAAACAAAAGGTATTCCCGGGAAATAGGCGGTTGGCAGATGCGGGAATAACGTCTGGAGATATTATTGAAATTTTATGAGGATGGTATAGAAAATGCCGCAAAATGAACGTACATACTTAGAAAATAAATTAGATGCGTTGATAAAAAAAGATCAAAATCGCATTTCATTCGTCTTTCAAATCGAAAAGATAAAGATGGATGAAGAAGGTGAAGTCTTTATATTAAAGGATTTGGATAAACAGCTCCATAAGGAAATAAATGTATTAGAGGATGCTCTTTCAATAAGCATAGATATTCCAAGTACCTATCAATATGGTACATCTGTTCAAAAACTGCCGAAAAGAGACAGGCTAAAAGTAATATATCAATTGATTCATAAAGTAAAGGATCACCGCGTTTCAAGGCTGCATCTTTTTATTAGCCCAGAAAACATTGTCGTGGACCAAGGGATGACCCCGTATTTCCTTCATTATGGAGTTAAAGAGAGCCTGCCTCCATATGAAAAAAAGGAAGAGCGGCTTTGGTATGAGCTTAAAGCGCTTGCTGCTTCGTGGGTAGATATCTCCCATTCGTTTGAGGAATATCTCCAATATGAAAAGACATTGGAATTGAGTGAAGACAGCAAAAAGGTGTTGGATGCTCCGTCATACGCCTCCCTGTTACAGATTATAGAGGAGTTTATTAGGAAGGATAAGGAATCTTCCTCTCACTATATAGAAGTGACAAAAAAGAAATGGAATTGGTTTCGAAACAGCCTGATTGCTGTGAGTATTCTGCTTGTGCCAGCCATTATTTATTCCTTTTATTCTATCTTTTTTCTGCAGCCAAAGCAGGCCAGAATCATCACGGCACAAGAACAATACCTTTCTAGTTCCTACAGTGATGTAATCAGTACGCTCCAGCCTTATGAAATTGACCAATTGCCAAAGGTTGCAAAGTTTGAACTGGCTATGTCTTACATCTCCAATGAAAACCTGACAGATGAGCAAAAGAAATTTGTCCGTAATACAGTCACACTGCAATCTGATTCTAAGTACTTGGATTATTGGATACAAATTGGAAGAGGACAAGGAGAGGAGGCGCTTAAGACTGCTAGATTCCTCGAGGAGACAGATCTCATTGTTTTTGCCCTCATAAATTATCGGGAAAATATATCTGCTGATGAATCAATGGACAGTGAAGAACGCCAGCAAAAGATGGATGAAATCGACCGAGAGATTAAAGAATATCAGCAAGAGGAAGATAGCGAATCATAATCGTTTATTTACTGGCAGTGATTAAAAAGGGGATTACAAGATGTACACATTATTTGTATTTCACGATGATACATACGAAAAAGCCTATTTAGATAAGAATGAGTCAATAACAATGGGCACAGCACTAGAAATGGGTATCACAATGGCTATACCAGGCTGGGAAGGCCAATTGACAGTAGCTGTTGATAAAAATGGAGTTGCGACATATCAACATGAAAAGAAATGGGTCGAAATTCAAGAAAAGGAAAAGCACAATGTTAAGGCAGGGTCTGCAATTATTGAACTGGTTTTAATAAAAGAAATTCCTAACACAACGTTTTATATAGGAAAAAGGAAAGAAATCTACTTTGCAGCACAACAAGCAGAGCGTGAGAATGATTCGGAATTTTGGTTGCAAGAGGACCAAGATGAGCTGTCAGCTGGCTTTTTAATTGATGTTCATGAAGGATGCACAGTAAAGAAAGGAGAGTCCCGAGTATTTCTTAATGGCCATTTACTGGATTCAGACAGTGAATTGGCGCTTGGAGACATTCTCCTCTGGAATGGGATGGAAATTACACTTTTAGATGAAGATCTTCTATCCATTGCAACTGTAAAAGAATATGGAACAACACTGGAAGAAATTAAGCCTCATCAATCAGAAATGAAAAAACGCTATCCACTGTACAGACGAACACCGAGAATGGTGTATGAACTTCCAAAGGAAAAGGTTCAACTAACCTTTCCAGGACAGGAGGCACAGCATACAAAAAGACCTTTATGGTTAATAATCCTTCCGCCCTTAATGATGCTTATCGTTATGGGAATTGTTGCGATTTTTATACCAAGAGGAATATTTATTGTCGTTTCTCTTGTTATGTTTGCGACAACTTTATTCACTTCAATCTTTCAGTATTTTAAGGATAAAGCAAACCGCAAAGAATGGGAGCTCAGAAGGCGCCGCATTTATACAAACTATTTAAATGAGAAGCGAGAAGAGCTTCACCTGCTTGCAGAAAAGCAACGTGAAGTACTTGATTTTCATTTTCCAGAGTTTGAGCGGATGAAATATATGGTCGCCGAAGTTTCGGACAGGATTTGGGAACGGACATTAACAAGCCAGGATTTTTTACAATTCCGTATCGGTACAGGAAAGGTGCCAGCAAGCTACAAAATCGACGTGAGCTCACAAGATATGTCTAACAGAGAAATGGATGAACTAATGGAGGCGTCAAAGCAGCTTGAGAAGACCTATCAGGAGCTTGAGCCTCTGCCTGTCACTGTCGATCTTTCAAAAGGTGCGATTGGTTTAATAGGGAAAGAAGCAGTCTTAAAAAATGAGCTTCACCAGCTAGTTGGTCAACTTGCATTCTTCCACAGCTATCATGACGTCCGCTTTATCTTTATCTTTGATGAGAGGGAGTACAGCACATGGGAGTGGATGAAACGCCTGCCCCATTTTCAGCTTCCGAATTCACATGCAAAGGGCATGATTTATAACGAAAGCACGAGAGATCAGCTTCTTAGCTCGATTTATGAAATGATTCGGGAGAGAGATTTGGAGGAGGATAAGGAAAAGCTACTGTTCTCACCGCACTATATTTTCATCATTGCCAACCAGCAGCTCATTTCTGAGCATGTCATCCTAGAATACCTGGAGGGTGAGCACAGGCATCTCGGTATATCTGTCATTTTTGCATCAGAAGCGAAGGAAAGCTTTTCCGATAATATTCATACACTTGTCCGATATATAAATGCCTCTCAAGGGGATATTTTAATGCAGGACAAAAAGGCTGTTGAAATTCCTTTCAAGCTTGATGTCCATAAGTATGAGAACAATGAATATTTCGCCAGAATGCTAAGGACTCTGAATCATCAGGTTGGAGTTACCAACTCGATTCCAGAAAGCGTATCTTTTATGGAAATGCTCCAACAAAAGGATGTTAAGGATATACCTATCCAAGAAAACTGGGAGAACAATCAGTCAGCTAAATCTCTTGCTGTTCCAATTGGCCTAAAAGGGAAAACAGATGTAGTTCGGTTAAATTTACATGAAAAAGCCCACGGGCCTCACGGGTTATTGGCAGGGACAACAGGGTCAGGGAAAAGTGAATTTTTGCAGACGTATATATTATCCCTTGCTGTCCACTTTCATCCGCATGAGGTTGCCTTCCTGCTCATCGACTATAAAGGCGGAGGAATGGCCCAGCCGTTCAAAAATATGCCCCATCTGCTTGGGACTATTACGAATATTGAAGGAAGTAAAAACTTCAGCCAGCGTGCATTGGCTTCCATTAAGAGTGAGCTTAAGCGGCGCCAGCGTCTTTTTGACAAATACGAGGTGAATCATATTAATGATTACACACGCCTTTATAAACAGAATAAGAGTACAGAACCATTACCGCATCTGTTCCTGATTTCAGATGAATTTGCTGAATTGAAAAGTGAACAGCCTGATTTCATTCAAGAGTTAGTCAGTGCTGCGAGAATCGGGCGAAGCCTTGGTGTCCATCTAATCTTGGCGACGCAAAAGCCAGGCGGCATAATTGATGCTCAAATCTGGAGTAATGCCCGCTTCCGTATTGCGTTGAAGGTTCAGAATGCAGAGGACAGCAGAGAAATTCTCAAAAATGCAGATGCTTCCGGCTTAACGGTTACAGGAAGAGGGTATTTGCAAGTTGGCAATAATGAGGTGTACGAACTATTTCAATCTGCTTGGAGCGGGGCGGCCTATAAAGATGAAGCATCTCTTAATGAGGATGAAGTTGCTCTTGTTACTGATCTTGGACTTGTGCCTTTATCAGAGCTTTCCTTACAAGAAACAATGGGGAAAGAGTCCATTACAGAAATGGAAGCAATTGTGGAGGAAATTGAAGCAGTCCAGCATAAGCTAGGACTTCAAAAAATTGCAAGTCCTTGGCTTCCGCCATTATCTCCGCGTATATATAAGCCAGATATAGCAAATGAAAGAGAAGATAACAAGGTCTTGCTCGCAATGGTCGATGAGCCAGAAAAACAAAGCCAGTCTCCGTATACGTATGAATGGGTGGAGGATGGCAATATTGGAATTTTTGGCTCATCAGGTTATGGTAAAACCCAAACAATGATTACATTGCTAATGGGCATTGCTGCAGAGGCAAGCCCAGAGCAAGCACATTTCTATTTACTTGATTTCGGGAATGGAGGCTTAATGCCATTAAGGCAGCTTCCGCATACAGCAGACTATTTCCTTATGGATGAACAGCGTAAGACAAATAAATTTGTCGCCATTATTAAGAGTGAAATGGCAAAACGAAAGAGACTGTTCCAGCAAATGGAGGTAAGCTCAATCAAGATGTATAACACTCTTGCTGAGGATATCTTGCCATTATGGTTTATTGTCATTGATAACTATGATGTAGTAAAAGATGAAATGCATGATTTTGAAGCACAGATGAACCAGTTTGCAAGGGATGGCCAATCACTCGGCATTTATATGATTTTCAGTGCAACGAGAGTCAATTCCATTAGACAAACGCTAATGAACAATCTCAGAACAAAAATTGTCCATTACTTAATGGATAACACGGAGGCATACTCAATTCTTGGCAGGGTACCATTTGAGCCAGAGCCTATCCCAGGGAGAGCAATCATCAAAAAAGATGCTGCCTTTTTCTCGCAAATATTGCTGCCGAATATTGGACTTGATGAGTACGAGCAATTGCGGTTGCTGAAAGAAGAAATTGATGCGCTAAAACAGAAGTATAACGAATTTGAAAAGCC is part of the Niallia taxi genome and harbors:
- the essC gene encoding type VII secretion protein EssC produces the protein MYTLFVFHDDTYEKAYLDKNESITMGTALEMGITMAIPGWEGQLTVAVDKNGVATYQHEKKWVEIQEKEKHNVKAGSAIIELVLIKEIPNTTFYIGKRKEIYFAAQQAERENDSEFWLQEDQDELSAGFLIDVHEGCTVKKGESRVFLNGHLLDSDSELALGDILLWNGMEITLLDEDLLSIATVKEYGTTLEEIKPHQSEMKKRYPLYRRTPRMVYELPKEKVQLTFPGQEAQHTKRPLWLIILPPLMMLIVMGIVAIFIPRGIFIVVSLVMFATTLFTSIFQYFKDKANRKEWELRRRRIYTNYLNEKREELHLLAEKQREVLDFHFPEFERMKYMVAEVSDRIWERTLTSQDFLQFRIGTGKVPASYKIDVSSQDMSNREMDELMEASKQLEKTYQELEPLPVTVDLSKGAIGLIGKEAVLKNELHQLVGQLAFFHSYHDVRFIFIFDEREYSTWEWMKRLPHFQLPNSHAKGMIYNESTRDQLLSSIYEMIRERDLEEDKEKLLFSPHYIFIIANQQLISEHVILEYLEGEHRHLGISVIFASEAKESFSDNIHTLVRYINASQGDILMQDKKAVEIPFKLDVHKYENNEYFARMLRTLNHQVGVTNSIPESVSFMEMLQQKDVKDIPIQENWENNQSAKSLAVPIGLKGKTDVVRLNLHEKAHGPHGLLAGTTGSGKSEFLQTYILSLAVHFHPHEVAFLLIDYKGGGMAQPFKNMPHLLGTITNIEGSKNFSQRALASIKSELKRRQRLFDKYEVNHINDYTRLYKQNKSTEPLPHLFLISDEFAELKSEQPDFIQELVSAARIGRSLGVHLILATQKPGGIIDAQIWSNARFRIALKVQNAEDSREILKNADASGLTVTGRGYLQVGNNEVYELFQSAWSGAAYKDEASLNEDEVALVTDLGLVPLSELSLQETMGKESITEMEAIVEEIEAVQHKLGLQKIASPWLPPLSPRIYKPDIANEREDNKVLLAMVDEPEKQSQSPYTYEWVEDGNIGIFGSSGYGKTQTMITLLMGIAAEASPEQAHFYLLDFGNGGLMPLRQLPHTADYFLMDEQRKTNKFVAIIKSEMAKRKRLFQQMEVSSIKMYNTLAEDILPLWFIVIDNYDVVKDEMHDFEAQMNQFARDGQSLGIYMIFSATRVNSIRQTLMNNLRTKIVHYLMDNTEAYSILGRVPFEPEPIPGRAIIKKDAAFFSQILLPNIGLDEYEQLRLLKEEIDALKQKYNEFEKPKAVPMLPSELNNKQFYLYVKEQRQGLIPIGLEEESVEPVSINFAKMNHCLILGQAQKGKTNAMQHILSEAARQQTEKLAIFDSIDRSLSHVVDRDTVSFIDNKDSISAWLENVESVLKQRESDYEEAVRSGRMPEIQPFIYMFIDGYSRFLQQVDNRIQENIVRLMKNYSHLGFHIVVSGTNNELTKGYDPLTLELKQVRQALVLMKKSEQTLFTLTYERQEQEVQPGFGYYVENGKEKRIQIPLMLVERKVSL